In Miscanthus floridulus cultivar M001 chromosome 5, ASM1932011v1, whole genome shotgun sequence, one genomic interval encodes:
- the LOC136454394 gene encoding uncharacterized protein has translation MGVREARRQPGGLDGRGGVGGGRGDATAPTEDRGGAGVRRGPAGTGRYRGHATAVAIAIAEEGRSAKAVVSPFEAEVPALAPRKALKVSTSSTAQWVVEAQAAVQRGVAMARTNLKEPVAQGGATKAATRQAEEEEPTPRGAEAHESDGAKAPSVAEATEGKAEAPQTSKAEAMEAEAPRTLEAEVVGTEAPETTEVGVARAGMSTVKPAA, from the exons atgggtgttagggaagcgcgccgtcagcccggtgggctcgacggcagaggTGGAGTAGGTGGCGGCAGGGGTGACGCAACTGCCCCCACAGAGGATCGAGGGGGTGCTGGAGTCCGGCGAGGGCCGGCCGGAACCGGCAGATACAGAGGCCatgccaccgccgtcgccatcgccattgcagaggagggacgcagtgccaaagcggttgtgtccccgttcgag GCGGAAGTGCCCGCCTtggcgccacgtaaggcgctcaaggtgagcaccagctccaccgcccaatgggtggtggaggcacaagccgctgtACAACGTGGCGTGGCGATGGCGAGGACTAACctgaaggagccggtcgcccagggaggggctaccaaggcggccacgAGGCAAGCGGAGGAGGAAGAGCCTACACCCCGTGGGGCTGAGGCccatgagtcagatggggccaaggcaccctcagttgccgaggccaccgagggcaagGCCGAGGCCCCTCAGACTTccaaggccgaggcgatggaggccgaGGCGCCCAGGACCCTTGAGGCTGAAGTGGTGGGGACCGAAGCCCCTGAGACCACCGAGGTCGGGGTGGCGAGGGCTGGCATGAGCACGGTGAAGCCggcggcctag
- the LOC136449666 gene encoding beta-1,2-xylosyltransferase XYXT1-like, with protein MGMDGGGKLPYSYAAHQDGGKLVKSFSRVEPRKFGLGLVAGFLLVTCAYFSTAKFDAIHIAMISPISSNAAGIGSLVAAAAADTSNSTQRLDLGKQDPDALSMSEEGSNAEVLDKDDGKASSSAPDSGRSAPLEDTRRDETFVGDSGDASSAAANPAAAGGKGEAVPAKDDDAPAAGLLPPVSSEEAVNSTQESGVLEDEELQVQDAVANPSKRSNDSSSSAAAATTTSSSNGSSPSVVHSDPAILPAPAQQIPPAMQDVKTLAEQHVPAVPEVKQADSEAPAREWKPLCDITSNRRIDWCEIDGDVRVLGANASVTLVAPPGADDRTFRAESWRIKPYPRKADPNAMHVVRVVTVQSVSGEAPACTDRYDVPALVFSDRGYTGNYFHAFTDVILPLFLTARQYSGEVLLLVTDLRAWWVGKFEPVFKAISNYELVDLDKDPRVHCFRHVQVGLTSHDDFSIDPRRAPNGYSMLDFTKFMRATYGLSRDVAAADQAKRPRLLLIARARTRRFVNTEEIVRGAEGLGFEVVVSEGTHEVAPFAELANSCDAIMGVHGAGLTNMVFVPTGGVVIQVVPLGGLEFVAGYFRGPSRDMGLRYLEYRITPEESTLIDQYPRDHPIFTDPNGIKSKGWESLKDAYLDKQDVRLDMKRFRPTLKKAIAHLRKAKAKANGGGNN; from the exons ATGGGGATGGACGGCGGCGGCAAGCTGCCGTACAGCTACGCCGCCCACCAGGACGGCGGCAAGCTGGTCAAGAGCTTCAGCCGCGTGGAGCCGCGCAAGTTCGGCCTCGGCCTCGTCGCGGGCTTCCTCCTCGTCACCTGCGCCTACTTCTCCACCGCCAAGTTCGACGCCATCCACATCGCCATGA TCAGCCCCATTTCCAGCAATGCGGCTGGGATCGGCTCGctggtggccgccgccgccgccgacaccTCCAACTCCACGCAGCGATTAG ATTTGGGCAAGCAAGACCCGGACGCGCTGTCCATGTCCGAGGAGGGGAGCAACGCCGAGGTGCTCGACAAAGACGACGGCAAGGCTTCCTCTTCGGCGCCAG ATTCCGGCCGCAGTGCGCCGCTGGAGGACACGAGGAGAGACGAGACTTTTGTGGGGGACAGCGGTGATGCATCTTCCGCGGCGGCGAATCCTGCCGCAGCGGGTGGCAAGGGCGAGGCGGTTCCTGCCAAGGACGATGACGCCCCCGCTGCCGGTCTTCTTCCTCCCGTGTCGTCAGAGGAAGCCGTGAACAGCACGCAAGAATCAG GTGTTCTTGAGGACGAGGAGCTGCAGGTGCAGGATGCTGTTGCCAATCCTTCCAAGAGGAGCAacgactcctcctcctccgccgccgccgccaccaccacaagCAGCAGCAATGGCAGCTCACCCTCTGTGGTTCACTCTGACCCTGCCATCCTCCCTGCTCCCGCGCAGCAGATTCCTCCTGCTATGCAGGATGTCAAGACTCTTGCTGAGCAGCATGTTCCAGCGGTTCCAGAGGTTAAGCAAGCAG ATTCGGAGGCGCCGGCGCGGGAGTGGAAGCCGCTGTGCGACATCACCTCGAACCGCCGCATCGACTGGTGCGAGATCGACGGCGACGTGCGCGTGCTCGGCGCCAACGCCAGCGTCACGCTGGTGGCGCCGCCGGGCGCGGACGACCGCACCTTCCGCGCGGAGTCGTGGCGCATCAAGCCGTACCCGCGCAAGGCTGACCCGAACGCGATGCACGTCGTCCGCGTGGTGACTGTGCAGTCAGTGTCCGGCGAGGCGCCGGCGTGCACGGACCGATACGACGTGCCGGCGCTGGTGTTCTCGGACCGCGGGTACACGGGCAACTACTTCCACGCGTTCACGGACGTGATCCTGCCGCTGTTCCTGACGGCGCGGCAGTACTCCGGCGAGGTGCTGCTGCTGGTGACGGACCTCCGGGCGTGGTGGGTGGGCAAGTTCGAGCCGGTGTTCAAGGCCATCTCCAACTACGAGCTGGTCGACCTGGACAAGGACCCGCGCGTGCACTGCTTCCGGCACGTCCAGGTGGGGCTCACCAGCCACGACGACTTCAGCATCGACCCGCGCCGCGCGCCCAACGGCTACTCCATGCTGGACTTCACCAAGTTCATGCGCGCCACCTACGGGCTCTCGCGCGACGTGGCCGCCGCCGACCAGGCGAAGCGCCCGAGGCTGCTGCTGATCGCGCGCGCGCGGACGCGGCGGTTCGTAAACACGGAGGAGATCGTGCGCGGCGCCGAGGGGCTCGGGTTCGAGGTGGTGGTGTCGGAGGGGACGCACGAGGTGGCGCCCTTCGCGGAGCTGGCCAACAGCTGCGACGCCATCATGGGCGTGCACGGCGCCGGGCTCACCAACATGGTGTTCGTGCCGACGGGCGGGGTGGTCATCCAGGTGGTGCCGCTGGGCGGGCTGGAGTTCGTGGCGGGCTACTTCCGGGGCCCGTCCAGGGACATGGGACTGCGCTACCTCGAGTACCGGATCACGCCGGAGGAGAGCACGCTGATCGACCAGTACCCGCGCGACCACCCCATCTTCACGGACCCCAACGGGATCAAGAGCAAGGGCTGGGAGTCGCTCAAGGACGCCTACCTCGACAAGCAGGACGTGCGGCTGGACATGAAGAGGTTCCGGCCCACGCTCAAGAAGGCCATCGCGCACCTCAGGAAGGCCAAGGCTAAGGCCAACGGCGGCGGCAACAACTAA